CCGGTCTTCATCTGACCGTCCGTTTCGAGCACCACCCGGCTCCTGAGGTTGTTGACGAGTAGCGTCTGGTGGGTCTCGGCGAGGCCGAGCTCCCACGGGAGACCCGCGTGCTGTATGCTCGTCTGGGGCGACGCGCCCGTGCCGCCGTCATACCCGCTCACGAGGATCACGTCCGCATGTCCCTTGGCTACTCCGGCGGCTATCGTGCCGACGCCGACTTCGGATACGAGCTTCACGTTGATGCGCGCCCTCTGGTTCGCGTTCTTGAGGTCGTGTATCAGCTCGGCGAGGTCCTCGATCGAGTATATGTCGTGATGGGGCGGAGGCGATATGAGCCCTACGCCCGGTGTCGAGAGCCTGACCTTCGCTATCCAAGGATAGACTTTCTTTCCGGGGAGCTGACCGCCTTCTCCGGGCTTCGCCCCCTGGGCTATTTTTATCTGAATTTCGTCCGAGTTAACGAGGTATTCGCTCGTCACCCCGAACCTGCCGGAAGCCACCTGCTTGATCGCGCTCTTTCTCGAATCGCCGTTCGGGTCGGGGACGTAGCGGTGCGGATCCTCCCCGCCCTCGCCTGTATTGCTCTTCCCCCCTATCCTGTTCATGGCTATGGCGAGGCTTTCGTGCGCCTCGAGGCTTATCGCCCCGTAGGACATGGCCCCCGTCTTAAATCTCCTGCATATAGATTCCACGGATTCCACTTCGTCTATGTCTATGGGCTCGGGCTCGAGCCTGAGGTCGAGCAGGCCTCTTAGCGTATGGAGCTGCTTCGACTGGTCGTTCACGAGCGACGAGAATTTCTTGAAATTCTCGTAGCTCCCCGTGCGTGTGGCGTTCTGCAGCAGGTGCACCGTGCGCGGGTTAAACGCGTGGTGCTCCCCTTCGGGACGCCACTGATAAATGCCGCCCACGTCGAGCGTCTCGGGCTCGACTTCGCGGTCCGGGAATGCCTTCTCGTGCCGCATCCTTATCTCATCGGCGATTACTTCGATCCCCGCGCCCTTTATCCTCGTCGGCGTCCACGTGAAGTATTTGTCCACGAACTCGTGGTTGAGTCCTATGGCTTCGAATATCTGTGCGCCGTGATAACTCTGGACGGCGGATATGCCGATCTTCGACATGGTTTTCACGACGCCCTTCACGACGCTCTTTATATAGTTCTTGAGCGCGGTCTTTTTATCGATGTTCCTGAGCATCCCCTGCTCTATCATGTCCTCTATCGATTCGTAAGCGAGATAAGGGTTCACGGCGCTTACGCCGTAGCCGATGAGGAGCGCGAAATGGTGGACTTCCCGGGGCTCGCCCGATTCCAGTATCAAAGCGACCTTGAGCCTCTTCCCGTTTCTTATCAAATGGTGGTGTAGACCGGAAGACGCGAGGAGCGACGGTATGGGCGCGTGCTGCCTGTCAAAACCCCTGTCCGACAGTATAAGCAGGTTTGCCCCTTCCTCGATCGCCCTGTCGGCTTTCGTGAACAAGTCCTTGAGTGCATCCTCGAGACCGTCGCTTCCTCCAGAGACCTCGAAAAGTATCGGAAGGGTCACGGATTTGAACGTGCTGTTGTCGAGACCCCTTATGCGCTCTAGCTGCTCGTTAGTCAGTATGGGGCTGTCGAGCTTTATCAGCCGGCAGCTCTCGGGCCTGGGGTCGAGTATATTGCCCTCCGGGCCTATCGTGACCTCGGTCGCCGTAATCAGCTCCTCGCGAATCGCGTCTATGGGAGGATTGGTCACCTGGGCGAAGAGCTGCTTGAAGTATTCGAAAAGGAGCCTCGGCTTGTTCGAGAGCACCGCTACAGGGGTGTCCTTCCCCATGGAGCCTACGGGCTCGACGCCGTTCTCCGCCATCGGGCCCATGATTATCCTCAAATCCTCGAACGTGTATCCGAATACCCTCTGCCTCTCGACCATGGCTTCGTGGTCGAATTTCTCCTCGTCCTTGATCCCCTCCGACAGCGGTATATCGGAGAGGTTTATGAGGTTCTGATCGAGCCACTCCCTGTAAGGCTTTTCATTCGCGAGCCTGTTTTTTATCTCCTCGTCGCCTACAATGCGCCCCTCGATCGTATCGATAAGGAACATCCTGCCGGGCTGGAGCCTTCCCTTGCGCAGCACCATGTCGGCCGGGACGTCCAGAACGCCGACCTCGGAGCCCATAATGACCATGTCGTCTTTCGTCACGTAATAGCGGGACGGCCTGAGCCCGTTCCTGTCGAGGACAGCGCCCACTTTGAACCCGTCCGTAAAAGCTATCGACGCGGGCCCGTCCCAGGGCTCCATAAGGCAGCTGTGGTATTCGTAGAACGCCTTCTTCTCGTCGCTCATAGTCTCGTGATTGGACCAGGGCTCCGGTATCATCATCATGATCGAATGCTCTATCGGGCGCCCCGCGAGCGTAAGGAACTCGACGCAGTTGTCGAAATTAGCGGAATCGCTTCCGTCGGGCTGTATGATCGGGAATATCTTTTCGAGATCGTCTCCGAACAAATCGGTGGAAAGCACGGCCTCGCGGGCGTGCATCCAGTTGATATTCCCTCTCAGGGTGTTGATCTCTCCGTTGTGGATAATATAGCGGTATGGGTGCGCGCGGTCCCAGCTCGGGAACGTATTCGTGCTGAAACGCGAGTGGACGAGCGCTATGGCGGACTCCATGTCCTGGTCGCTCAGGTCGGGATAGTATTGCTCTAGCTGCCAGGTCGTGAGCATGCCCTTGTAGACGAACGTCTTGTAGGAGAGGCTGGGTACGTAGAAATACTCGCCCCCCTGCATGCCGGAGAACCTGATATCGTTTTCCCCGCGCTTCCTGATTATGTAGAGCTTGCGCTCGAAAGCGCCGTCGTCTGCGATGCCGGAGCCGCGGGCGATGAATATCTGCTTCATGTAGGGCTCGCCCTTGACCGCCGTGAAGCCCAGAGTTGAATTGTCGGTCGGTATATCGCGCCATCCTAGGACGGACAGACCCTCCTCGCTTATTATCCTTTCGAACGCCTTTATGCATTCCTTTCTCTCGGACGCGTTCGGAGGTAGGAAAACCATCCCCGAGGCGTAAGACTGATAGGGAGGGAGCGTTATCCCCGCCTCTCCGGCTATCTTCTTAAAAAACTTGTGCGGGGTCTGGATCAGTATCCCCGCGCCGTCGCCGGTGTTGACCTCGCAACCGCATGCCCCCCTGTGCTGGAGGTTCCGGAGAATAGTCAGAGCGTTTTTTATTATGGCGTGGGATTTTTCGCCTTTTATATTTACAACAAACCCTATGCCGCACGAATCGTGCTCGAATTGCGGGTCGTACAGACCCTGTTTCTTCGGATATCCCACGGGCTTCATAAAAACACCTTCCTGAAAGATATAAAATGATATGAAGCTGAAACAGACCGGCCTTCGATTTCAGCCGACTAACCCTAAATTAATGTTAGATGAAAATTAAGACAAGTCAACAATGGGGGCCAACAACGGGAAAGTAATTAAATTAAACGGAGAGAGGCGGTTTGTCCAGGGCTTATAACTGTGGTGCCGCTCACTCCCTGTAGAGGTTCGTGATCGGGAAGCGGCGGTCTTTGCCGAAAGCCCTAGCGGTAATTTTGATGCCCGGAGGCGCCTGCCTCCGCTTGTATTCGTTCGTGTCGACCATACGGGTCACCTTCTTGACGACGGGCTCGCTGAAGCCGAGCGACACTATGTCTTCTATGCTGAGGTCGTCCTCGACATAGGCTTTAAGTATCGGGTCCAGTATCTCATAAGGCGGAAGAGAGTCCGTGTCCAGCTGACCCGGCCTGAGCTCGGCAGACGGTGGCTTGGTCAGAATCGCCGCGGGTATTATCTCCTTCTTTTTCCAGGAATTGTAAAAGCGGGCGACCCTGTAGACTATAGTCTTGGGCACGTCCTTGATAACGGCGAACCCACCGGCCATGTCTCCATATATGGTGCAGTAGCCGACGCTCATCTCGCTCTTGTTGCCGGTAGTGAGGACAAGCCACCGGAACTTGTTCGAAAGGGCCATGAGCAAGTTGCCCCTTATGCGCGCCTGGATGTTCTCTTCAGTCGCATCCTCCCTAAGCCCCGCAAAAACCCCGGATAGCATATCGCCGTAAGCCTTGAAAGCTTTCTCGATAGGTATGTTCAGAAGCTCGATCCCAAGATTCCCGGCTAATTTTTCCGAATCCCCGACGCTCCCCCGCGAGCTGTACCTGGAGGGCATCGTAACCGCGACCACGTTCTCCCTGCCGAGCGCCTCGACAGCTATGACGGTCACTATCGCGGAATCGATGCCTCCGCTCAAGCCGATGACCACTTTCCTGAAACCGTTTTTGGTTACGTAGTCTCTCGTCCCAATCACGAGCGCCTTGAGAATTTCCTCGTCGACCGGAAGGAAGTCTTCCACCCTGGGCTTTACCGCGGGCCCGGGCGTCTCCTTATTCTTCTTCGCGTCCATGACGATCACTTCAGGGTTATCCGAGTGAGCCTTCATGGCCAGATGCTCTTTCCTCCTCCTGGGGTCGTGCATGCGCGACCTGAACACCCGGTCTATGTTTATGTCGGATACGAGCAGGTCTTCCTCGAACCCCTTCGCCCGGGCGAGTATCTCCCCCCGCTCTCCGATTATCACGCTGTGGCCGTCGAACACGAGCTCGTCCTGTCCCCCGACGAGGTTGCAGTAGGCGACGACCGCCGAGTAGTCCTTGGCCCTCGTAACGAGCATCTGCTCGCGCGCCTTTACCTTGGACGAATAATACGGAGATGAGGAAATATTGATAATTATCTGGGCGCCGCCGAGTACGGATTGTCTTCTGGTGGGGTCCCCCGGATACCATATGTCCTCGCATATGTTGACGCCGAATATCGCGTCTCCGAGCTTGTAAACGGGCGCCCTGAGCCCGGACTGAAAGTACCTGTCCTCATCGAAGACGCCGTAGTTGGGGAGGTAGTGCTTGCGGTAAATGTCAACGAGCTCTTTATTGCGGAGGATCGCGGCCGCGTTGTAGATGTCTTCCCTGCGGTCGGCGAAACCTAGAACCACCGTTAGACCGTCTGTGGCCTTCCTAACCCTGTCCACCGCTTTCAGGTTATCGCTTATGAACCGCGGCTTGAGGAGAAGGTCCTCAGGGGGGTACCCCGTAACCGCGAGCTCGGGGAAGCATAATATATCGACTCCCAAGGCCCTTGCGTTTTTGATGTATCCAAGGATCTTCTCGAGATTCCCTTCGACATCGCCTACACGCACGTTTATCTGGGCAAGGCCCAATCTTACAGTATCCATCCCGAAGCCCGTGTATAAATTATAACACTCTAAGAAATAAAATAATTACAGTATTTTAACCGAATCGGAGCCAAGAGGGAATATCGGGGAGGGAAATACCGGCTTAAGCGAGCATTGCCTTAAAACGCCTCAGCCCTCCTCCGTAACCGTCAAGAAAAACCTGCCGAGATATGGACTATATTGGCAAGGAAATGAAAAATGATGCTCGCCCAGAGCGTCCCCGTCGCCATATACAGATAACCCATAACGAGGGAAGGGAAGAATGTCAGTACAGCCTGAGAGCACTCCGATAACCCGTGGCCGCCTCCGAGGCACAGCGTTATGAAATGCCCGAGCGCAAATAGAAAGCTTACGGCCACTATGCCCTTTAACGTATTACCGAGCTTCTGCTGCAGGTAGCCCCTGAAAAAGACCTCTTCCGGCAGGGCCACGAGCAAAAGCTGGATGAGTATGAAGGTATAAGAGAGCCTGCCGAAGGTGAGCGAATTTCCCGAATACAGGCCGTAACCGGCCAGGACGGCTATATAGACTAGGAGCAACACGATCGAGACCGCGATACCCGTGAGCACCCCCTTCGGGTCCCATCTGAGGTCGCTCATATCGGTCTTGAGCATAAAAGGGATCGAAAGCATGAGTACTGCGGATACGGATACTACATACGGCGCGGACATAAACCGCTTCATAAGGAAGATCAGGGATATTACGAGGACATAAATAGCTAACGGCGGCAGGTACTCATGGAGATTGCGGGGTTTATCCATTCAGCGGGCCGGATAAGATTTTAAATTGTAAAATACATAAAGCCGGTTGTGAGGTCAATACACCTTGAACCATTCGAATTTATTGATAAACAGCACTCCCCAGAGGTTGACCAGCACGCCCGCTGTAATAAGCGCCTTGTGATACCATTTCATCTCCCCGCCGATGCCCTTGAAAGTAAGGAGGAGGAGGAAGGGATAAAAATCGAGAGCGTATCTGTAACCGAACTGCGTCCACCCCGTACCGCTTTTTATGAATATAAGAAAGGCGGTCGGTATCACCGCCGACCAGCATGCGAGAGAGAGCCTGTTCCTTATTCCGGCGAAGAGGGCGAAGATGAATGCGGGCGTCGTAATGAGGATCGAGAGCCCTATCTGCGACGGGACTACATAAGGCCAGGTGCTTATGAATGCGGGCGGCTCGAGGAACATGATGCGGAGGTGATAAGGGATATACGACAAATCGAAGAGTCCCTTATTGAACCAGGGCGAGAGTTTTTCCTTGGCCGGGTAAATCGAGTGCATGACGTACCCGACGTCGAAAGGCGTCCCGAAACGGAGGTAGTTGTATATGAAGTTGAGTAATACGAAAATACCGGCGCCCGCGCAGAGCAGAAGAATGGGCCTTAATCTTACCCTGCCGAGCAGTCCCGCCCTATCCGTGGAAAGGAGCCAGGTATCGGAAAGCATTATCAGAAAAAAGGGCAATGTCAGAAGGGTCGGCAATCTCGACCAGTATGACGCCCCGACAAGGAGTCCTATGAGAAACGGTCTCCGGCTCGTTAACGTGACGTACACAGCCAGGACCAGAAACGTCGTCGAGGCGATTTGAGCAAAGTACCATACGGAGCCGACCGTGGCCAGATACCAGTGGATGCTGCCGAACCCGAAGAGGACTGTCATCCAGAACCGTATCTCCTCGTTTTCCGTAAGCTTCCTCATTATCATGTATACGATCGATACGTTGACGCCGCCCAGCATAAAGGATACGAGGACGTGGTTGAACGAAACCCCGAACAGGGCTACGAACGGCATAAGCACGATTGCAGGCATAGGTGGATAAATCTCGTAATATTTACCTCCGACCACTATGAGCTCCTCAAAATGTATGGGCGGATCCGCCAGATACAGCCTCCCGTGGAGAAACGCGTCGGCTAGATAGCTGAAATAGTTAAAGTAATCATGAATCCGGGGCTGAGTTAAGTAATAAACGACGTAACCCGCTATAAAAAAGAGAAGTGGGGCAAACAGGCGCGAATATTTTTTAGGAGTCAGGGCACTGAAATTCATCAAATATACCGGAACCGGTATTCAATATTTCCGGATAATAGATTAACATAATACACGGATTTTCCAGTAAATATTAGAATAGCATGATACGCGCAGCAGAGACCGGCGGTACAAAATGAAGCTTAATGCCGAATCGAGAGAATTGTCCTTAATAGCCCTGGTCTCGATAATATGGACTTTTGTTGTCGCCTATACGGCATACGTAGTCCTGGAGAACAAATATCCCGATACGATCATCTCGATCTGGAATGTATGGGACACTCCGCACTATATAGACATCGCACGGTACGGATACACGAGCTCGACGGCAGACGATAGATACTTGTTTATCGTATTCTTCCCGCTCTATCCGTATCTCGTGAAAATATTTTCTTTGATATTCAGAGATTATCTTCTAGCCGCTCTCCTGGTATCGAATCTCTCATACGCAGGAGCCGTATTCTACTTCTTTAAACTTGTCAGGCTAGACTACGAAAGCGAGGATGCGTTCAGATCGGTGATATATTTATCGATATTCCCAACCGCATATTTTTTCCATGCCGCTTATACAGAGAGCCTGTTCATTCTGCTCACTATAGCCAGTTTCTATTACGCAAGAAAAGAGAGATGGGCGCTCTCGGGATTATTCGGGATGCTGGCATCGGCTACGCGCATTACAGGAATAATCCTGCTCCCTGTTCTCGTAATAGAGTATCTAAACCAAAAAGGATTCAAATTAAATCAGGTAAGGAGAAATATACTCTGGATTTCAATTATCCCGCTGGGGCTCGCAGTCTATCTGGCATTAAACTATATTACGTTCGGAGACCCGCTTAAGTTCCTGGAATTTCAAAATAAACACTGGGCAAAGCACTTCGATTTCCTCTACAGGGGATTTCTGGTTGCTTTGGACGGCATTGTGTTGAGCAAACCCAGGGACTCCATAATGACGGGATGGGGTGAGCTTGTATTCGCCGTAATGACCCTCGCAATCATCGTTTATTCGTTTTTCAGGATACGCCTGTCATATTGTCTATATGCGCTTGCGACCTGGCTGGTAGTGACTTCGACTTCGTTCTGGCTGAGCGTCCCCCGCTATACGCTTTCAATGTTCCCGATCTTCATAGCCCTCTCCCTCTTGGGCAGACGGAGGGAAGTAAATTATCTGCTCATATTTTTATCACTTACGCTATACATGCTGTTTTTGGTGCAATTTATCAGGTTCGGCTGGGCGTTTTAGAGATAGAGGTCTTCCTTAAAACGCTTGATGAATACATCAGCCTTACCTTGCGGTTGGCCGATGCAAGATAAAAATTTATTTGGATGAATTTATTCTGATTCGGCGATCTTGGGAAATGAAATGCCTAATAATTTGAATTTGGTTCGTTCCCATCTCGCGCGATAAATATTTCTAATGAGATATGTTAATAAGTAAACATAGCTTAATAAATTTATCACTGAGCTCGTTACCGTCAGTATGGTTATAGTATGCGGATCATGAAAAAGTGAGCCATAGTTACGCTCATATACCGCAAACATATTTAAGAAAAATGTCAGAGACAGAATGACGTATATATACATAAACTTTCTTTCAGAGGCGAGCGGGACCAGAAGCGCCAAAAACGGTATGGCCCAGAACATATACCTTTCATGTACCCGCGTGAAGAAAATAAAGAACGTCAAGTAGATAAAAAATGATGCAAAACATAACGACCGGAAATTAAATCTGTATCTCCTCAGGTAAATATTCAAAAGAACCGCCACCAAAAGATAAACAAGAATGCCGATATATTTCGGCGTAATAAAAAAATATTTAACATTGTCGAGCGGTGAATCGTACCACTCCTTTGTCCAGGACGACGAGCTAAATAACCACCAGAAGTTGTATGCATTTACGGTAATATGGGGAAAGCTGTTAAACGAATTGATAAAAACGCTTTTAAAGAGAGTTATAATCTCGGGCAGGAACGGCAATAATATAACAAATGATGTAATTGCGAATGATATAATCAGCCTGGGGAGATTTTTTATATTGAATAGTATCGGCGCCAGTATCAATCCCTGGAGCTTGGACAGTATCGAGAAGGCATAAAATACACCCCCTTTATAATTGTTATAGTTATAAATTGTCAGCAGGAGGAAAAACGAAAGAAGAGGATCGTCCCACTTTCCCCAGAACGCCGAATCAAAGATTATAGCGGGGTTAAATAAAAACGCCGCCATGCTTATGAACGGGGCGTGTTTCAATAAGTCATTTTTCTCGAATTTACGTTTCGACGCAAAGTAGATAGTTACGGCTATACCCAAATCCGCAAGGATGCCGGGTAGTTTTAAGAATAGAAAGCCGAATTCCCGAAATTTCATCATCGGGTAGCTGATTATATATAATAAGAAAGTGAATATCGGAGGCAAGTTGCACCATGTACGCCCATAGAAATTCGTGAGACCGTTCTTTTGCAAGGATTCCGCCCATGATTTGTGAATTAGAACATCCGACTCGAAACCCGGATTTTGACTTACCAAAAGTCGAATTGACAGGCCTAGAGCAAGCAATATTATTACTAGTATCGTTTCCTTATTTTTCATGGATTTAAGAAAAAACGCAGTCAGTAATATATCATTAGAACAAAGTTATAACCAGCGGCTTACTGCGCATAATTGAACATGCAGGCGGTTTGTTTTTCTGAGACGCGGAGAGTTTCACAACTGTAACACGAATGTTAGACCGGGCTTATATGAACAGACCTGATTACCTGCGCATTTAAACTCATTGCGTCTGTTTGGCGATTGTAAATAGACTTTTAATTCGCTGTAATTAAATGATAAAATGAAATTACAAATCTATGAGCCTGACACTAGTCATACCGACATATAACGAATCGGAAAATTTACCGATACTGCTCGATAAGGTCTTCGGCGTTTTTAGAGAGTCGGGTATAGACGGCGGTGTAATCATAGTGGACGACAATTCCCCTGACGAGACATGGAAGATTGCCGAGGGGCTAAAGGGAGAATACGGCCGGCTCGAGGTTTTGAGAAGGCTCAATGAAAGGGGACTCTCTTCAGCCGTTTTAGACGGCTTCCGTATGTCGAAGAGCTCCATCCTCGGCGTCATGGACGCAGACTTAAGCCACCCACCCGAAAAAATACCCGACCTCGCTGGCCCCATAATCAGGGGGGAAGCCGATATCGTTATAGGGAGCCGGTACATAGACAGCGGTAAAATCGGGGACTGGTCTTTCCGAAGAAAGATCTCATCCAAACTAGCGACCCTCGCCGCAAAAGGACTTACGAACGTTAAAGACCCGATGTCGGGATTTTTCCTCCTAAAACGGGAGGTGATAGAAAATATCGAATTGAACCCGAAGGGGTTTAAAATAGCCCTCGAAATCCTCGTGAAAGGAAAATACGACAAAGTTGCGGAAGTGCCCATTTTTTTCCAGGACAGGATTTACGGAGAGACCAAGTTAAGCAGCGGGGTAATCCTCGATTACTTGCTCCAGGCATTGAGGCTCTACATTTATAAAATTTTTATGCCACGCAGGAAGGCTGAAAAGAACTATAAATAAGGAACTGTTTCGCCGGTAGACAATTCGTTAAAACCCCTCAATGGCAAGAAGTCGCAAACTTGGTTCCCGCCGGAAGACTCAATTAACCGGGATATCGATTCTTGCAGCGAAATTACAGAAAAATTTTTAGTATTAAGACAACCAAAATTGAAGGGCAGATATTTGATCTACTTATTAAATACCAGGTACTTATAACCTAGGAAGTTCCAGAGTATCACCAGTATTATAGACGTAAGCGTGGCTATGTTCGCCCATATTACGGGCGAAACGCCCCCGAGGGGGCCTATGACGTTAACCATGAACGAAGCTACCAAGACATTGAGCGCAAAGCCTATGGCAGACACGCTTATGAACTTGACGAACTGCTTCCCCATGCCGTCCCTCTCCATGCACTCAAACGCCCAGAACTTGTTCCACACGTAGCTGTTAGCCACCGCAACCAGGAAGGACATACCCTTGAAGACAGAGAACATGTAGCCCTTGTGGACACCGGTGATAAACATCAGAAAGTTGAGAATCCCGAAATCGATCGCCGTGTTCGATACCCCGATCGGTATGAATTTCCCGAATTGAAAAAGTATATGCCACCTGGTCCCGAGATGAGAGGCGAGATAGACCCAGAGCATTACTAAAGACGGGATGATTATCAGGAATGCGGGCCAAATCATATTATAGGGCACGTACCGTATATGGAGCTCGTCCTTGAGAGTGCTCAATATCGCTATCATAAACGCCGATATTATGACGCCGAGTATAATAGAAGCGGCTATATCCGACTTTTTCATATCACGTCCCGAATCTCCAAGCCGTCACTCCGGTCATTGAAACTATCTTCACCAGACGAGGACCCATTAGATTATTTCCACGTGTGAAGCCACATGTATCGGTCGAGATCAACATTCCTGATCGGCAGCGCGGAGAGAACGGGGAAAAAATAGAAGAACACCCCGCCGGCGATGCAGAAATAGATGACTACGAGAATCTTCCCTTTTCGGGAACTTTTCCACAGCTCATTCAGAAAATACGTACTTGTCAAAAGTATGAATATAAGAGAGGGGAGGAAATGATAAAGGAATACGACCTTCCGGGGAGAAAAAGCCCAAGGGAGCCAATATGCAAAAACGCTCAGCACGGTGAAAAGGAGTGGGGGCGTTTCCTTTCTTACCACCTGTATTATGCCCAGGATCAGGAACAATATTCCTGTATACCATATGAAAATATTACCCATTAAATAAATGTCGGATCTCATTCCTTTCCCCAAATCCGCATAATGAAGGAAAACAGGCCTAAGCATGAGAGGCCATTTCCACCATGACGATTGATAAGGATGGGTCTCAGTTACCCCGCCGTGATACCCGAACATGTATCCCTGGAGGGTTAGAAAGTCCTGGAACGAATTGCCGTGATAGAAATAGGGTATGTACGTAGCCAGGTACACGAGGATCGGAATTGCGATGAATGCGAGCGCCATTCTCGGGATGATTTTTAAAAGAGAGGCGATAAATTCCTTGTCGCGGACCTTCGTGGTATATACCTCGAAATAATACATCAGAAAAAGCGCCACCCCTGCAAGGAACTCGGTAATATAGACGCCGCTCCATTTGACGGACATCCCGGCCCCGCAGAAGAACCCGGTCAGGTAAAGATATGAATTCCGCCTGGTCCTCGCATATTTGACGATAAAAAGAGACGCAAGGATCAGGAAGACGGCGATAAAGATATCGACCATTGTAATCCGGCTCAGGACGAAAACAAAAGATTCAAAACTATACAAGATAGAGGCTATCAGCCCTGCCGATTTACTGTCGAATAATTCCTTACCGAGCAAGTAGATGAACAGTGCTCCCAGCGACCCGAAGACGGATTGGAAAAACCGCCATCCGAACGTGTTATTGCCGAAAATCAGGATGCCGATCGCGCTTATCTCCTTCCCGAGCGGAGGGTGAGTCCATTCGTAAGCAAGGTCTTCGGGAGCCTTCGCGCTGCTTTCCCAGGCGGCTCTGTTCCCTTTAGCCATTTCCTGCGCCGTGAAGGCGAAATAGACCTCGTCGAAGTAGTAACTGTCGGGTATCTCCAGGCGGTAGAATCTTATCCCGAAAGCGAACAGCAGTATCAGCGCGAGAAGTAGCTCGGACTTGTATCTACCGATAAAAGATTGCTCTGGCATATGGTTATCTCTTACGGAGTCCTCGGGTAGGGAGTATCGAATGAAGTTTCATATTTGACTGTATCTTTAACATAACTAATGAGTAGAACGATATATACACCGAGGTACAAAAAAAACATTCCCGGAATCAAATATTTGTTATAATTCTCAGGTATCCCCGCGTATGAAGTCGTAAGCTGCACATATGAATAAATCATGTTAACCACATAAACACCGGACACAATAGCATATAAATACCAGAATATCCAAGTACGAAACGTAATCAGGGTGAAGAATACTATCATGGGCAGAAGATGCCTTTCA
The window above is part of the Thermodesulfobacteriota bacterium genome. Proteins encoded here:
- a CDS encoding CPBP family intramembrane glutamic endopeptidase; its protein translation is MDKPRNLHEYLPPLAIYVLVISLIFLMKRFMSAPYVVSVSAVLMLSIPFMLKTDMSDLRWDPKGVLTGIAVSIVLLLVYIAVLAGYGLYSGNSLTFGRLSYTFILIQLLLVALPEEVFFRGYLQQKLGNTLKGIVAVSFLFALGHFITLCLGGGHGLSECSQAVLTFFPSLVMGYLYMATGTLWASIIFHFLANIVHISAGFS
- a CDS encoding NAD+ synthase, whose product is MDTVRLGLAQINVRVGDVEGNLEKILGYIKNARALGVDILCFPELAVTGYPPEDLLLKPRFISDNLKAVDRVRKATDGLTVVLGFADRREDIYNAAAILRNKELVDIYRKHYLPNYGVFDEDRYFQSGLRAPVYKLGDAIFGVNICEDIWYPGDPTRRQSVLGGAQIIINISSSPYYSSKVKAREQMLVTRAKDYSAVVAYCNLVGGQDELVFDGHSVIIGERGEILARAKGFEEDLLVSDINIDRVFRSRMHDPRRRKEHLAMKAHSDNPEVIVMDAKKNKETPGPAVKPRVEDFLPVDEEILKALVIGTRDYVTKNGFRKVVIGLSGGIDSAIVTVIAVEALGRENVVAVTMPSRYSSRGSVGDSEKLAGNLGIELLNIPIEKAFKAYGDMLSGVFAGLREDATEENIQARIRGNLLMALSNKFRWLVLTTGNKSEMSVGYCTIYGDMAGGFAVIKDVPKTIVYRVARFYNSWKKKEIIPAAILTKPPSAELRPGQLDTDSLPPYEILDPILKAYVEDDLSIEDIVSLGFSEPVVKKVTRMVDTNEYKRRQAPPGIKITARAFGKDRRFPITNLYRE
- the gltB gene encoding glutamate synthase large subunit, whose protein sequence is MKPVGYPKKQGLYDPQFEHDSCGIGFVVNIKGEKSHAIIKNALTILRNLQHRGACGCEVNTGDGAGILIQTPHKFFKKIAGEAGITLPPYQSYASGMVFLPPNASERKECIKAFERIISEEGLSVLGWRDIPTDNSTLGFTAVKGEPYMKQIFIARGSGIADDGAFERKLYIIRKRGENDIRFSGMQGGEYFYVPSLSYKTFVYKGMLTTWQLEQYYPDLSDQDMESAIALVHSRFSTNTFPSWDRAHPYRYIIHNGEINTLRGNINWMHAREAVLSTDLFGDDLEKIFPIIQPDGSDSANFDNCVEFLTLAGRPIEHSIMMMIPEPWSNHETMSDEKKAFYEYHSCLMEPWDGPASIAFTDGFKVGAVLDRNGLRPSRYYVTKDDMVIMGSEVGVLDVPADMVLRKGRLQPGRMFLIDTIEGRIVGDEEIKNRLANEKPYREWLDQNLINLSDIPLSEGIKDEEKFDHEAMVERQRVFGYTFEDLRIIMGPMAENGVEPVGSMGKDTPVAVLSNKPRLLFEYFKQLFAQVTNPPIDAIREELITATEVTIGPEGNILDPRPESCRLIKLDSPILTNEQLERIRGLDNSTFKSVTLPILFEVSGGSDGLEDALKDLFTKADRAIEEGANLLILSDRGFDRQHAPIPSLLASSGLHHHLIRNGKRLKVALILESGEPREVHHFALLIGYGVSAVNPYLAYESIEDMIEQGMLRNIDKKTALKNYIKSVVKGVVKTMSKIGISAVQSYHGAQIFEAIGLNHEFVDKYFTWTPTRIKGAGIEVIADEIRMRHEKAFPDREVEPETLDVGGIYQWRPEGEHHAFNPRTVHLLQNATRTGSYENFKKFSSLVNDQSKQLHTLRGLLDLRLEPEPIDIDEVESVESICRRFKTGAMSYGAISLEAHESLAIAMNRIGGKSNTGEGGEDPHRYVPDPNGDSRKSAIKQVASGRFGVTSEYLVNSDEIQIKIAQGAKPGEGGQLPGKKVYPWIAKVRLSTPGVGLISPPPHHDIYSIEDLAELIHDLKNANQRARINVKLVSEVGVGTIAAGVAKGHADVILVSGYDGGTGASPQTSIQHAGLPWELGLAETHQTLLVNNLRSRVVLETDGQMKTGRDVVIAALLGAEEFGFSTAPLVVLGCIMMRVCHLDTCPVGVATQNPELRKKFSGDPAHVVNFMRFIAEEVREIMAQLGFRTVSEMIGRTDKLEMKKAIDHWKARGVDLSEILFQPDVPPDWGRYCQIEQDHGLKDALDNKVLLEICKPALEAGTPVEAILPIRNVNRTVGTILGSEITRRYGPDGLPPDTIRLHFNGSAGQSFGAFIPNSMTLILEGDSNDYIGKGLSGGKIVVYPPKGSTFRPEENIIIGNVAFYGATGGEAYIRGMAGERFCVRNSGVHAVVEGVGDHACEYMTGGRVLVLGSTGRNFAAGMSGGVAYVLDETGDFPVRCNKDMVSLDKLDGEDLEEIKGMIKRHVEYTHSDRGRDVLARFTAVSGKFVKVMPKDYKRMLEAIKKVQKTGLSGEEALMAAFEENKRDLARVSGN